The following coding sequences are from one Lolium rigidum isolate FL_2022 chromosome 6, APGP_CSIRO_Lrig_0.1, whole genome shotgun sequence window:
- the LOC124666957 gene encoding auxin-responsive protein IAA2-like, with amino-acid sequence MAWSGFRETAGESGLELRLGLPAYFSKPVAAAAVFDGEESTGAGDFARQPKGDGSNGYKAKPAVAAAPVVGWPPVRSFRRNLAASKPSSSKDGRGNQDVDVAVKAGAGDERVSRKGQFVKINMDGVPIGRKVELNEHGSYADLSAAVDNLFRGLLAAQRDLAASADGNVFAISGGDYTLVYEDDEGDRMLVGDVPWKMFIATAKRLRVLKSSDLPASSLTAGSRKRPAAADC; translated from the exons ATGGCGTGGAGCGGGTTCAGGGAGACTGCGGGGGAGAGCGGCCTggagctccgcctcggcctccccgCCTACTTCTCCAAGCCGGTGGCCGCTGCAGCAG TTTTCGACGGCGAGGAGTCGACCGGCGCCGGCGATTTTGCTCGCCAGCCCAAAGGAGATGGGAGCAATGGCTACAAGGCCAA GCCGGCAGTAGCGGCTGCTCCGGTCGtggggtggccgccggtgcgctcgTTCCGCCGGAACCTGGCCGCCTCCAAACCATCCTCGTCCAAGGACGGCAGGGGAAACCAAGACGTTGACGTCGCGGTCAAGGCAGGTGCCGGCGACGAACGCGTGTCCCGGAAGGGCCAGTTCGTTAAGATCAACATGGACGGCGTCCCGATCGGGCGGAAGGTCGAGCTCAATGAGCACGGCAGCTATGCCGACCTCTCCGCAGCCGTCGACAACCTCTTCCGCGGCCTGCTCGCAG CTCAAAGGGACCTGGCTGCCTCCGCTGACGGGAATGTCTTTGCGATctccggcggcgactacacgctgGTGTACGAGGACGACGAGGGCGACAGGATGCTCGTCGGGGACGTCCCATGGAA GATGTTCATCGCCACGGCGAAGAGGCTGCGGGTGCTCAAGAGCTCCGATCTGCCTGCCTCATCG CTCACAGCAGGGAGCAGGAAGAGGCCGGCTGCGGCGGACTGCTGA